In Bacteroidota bacterium, the following proteins share a genomic window:
- a CDS encoding PorP/SprF family type IX secretion system membrane protein — translation MIHRILLFASGFWLLASGGFAQQLPLSNQYTVNKFALSPAYAGTGDAFEIFGTYRKDWANVAAAPEYKVISANGMCCKNMGFGGMIASQKAGIFENLSASASYAYHAKLSGEHILSFGLSLGLLESHINLAGAAGQMDDPVVLNNANVNSMVFDTGFGILYRFKNLHAGISLPRMLSSKIKNSEGTAVYTLAAQQQFNIGYKYSINKDWVIDPLVKVSMVKNVPAFYEVAIPVIYKNTIWVAPIYKKTSMAFGLGGKPYDNFIAQYSYEFSSSGIMGQSGGTHEITIGWRMHAKKKSEVPAPDKKKPYFDWILK, via the coding sequence ATGATACACAGAATTTTACTTTTCGCTTCCGGCTTCTGGCTTCTGGCTTCTGGCGGTTTCGCGCAGCAACTTCCGCTGAGCAATCAATATACCGTCAACAAATTTGCGCTCTCACCTGCCTATGCGGGAACCGGAGATGCGTTTGAAATTTTCGGAACCTACCGGAAGGACTGGGCAAACGTAGCAGCGGCTCCGGAATACAAAGTGATTTCTGCAAACGGAATGTGCTGCAAAAACATGGGCTTTGGCGGAATGATTGCCAGCCAGAAAGCAGGCATCTTCGAAAATCTTTCCGCATCGGCAAGTTATGCGTATCACGCAAAACTTTCGGGAGAACATATTTTAAGTTTTGGACTTTCGCTGGGTTTATTGGAAAGTCACATTAATCTTGCCGGAGCAGCCGGACAAATGGACGACCCGGTGGTGCTGAACAATGCGAATGTAAATTCAATGGTGTTCGATACCGGCTTTGGAATTTTATACCGCTTCAAAAATTTGCACGCAGGAATTTCTCTTCCGAGAATGCTTAGCAGTAAAATAAAAAATTCGGAAGGCACAGCTGTTTATACACTTGCCGCGCAGCAGCAGTTCAACATCGGATATAAATATTCCATCAACAAAGATTGGGTGATTGACCCGCTTGTAAAAGTTTCGATGGTGAAAAATGTTCCTGCATTTTATGAAGTTGCCATTCCGGTTATCTATAAAAATACGATTTGGGTTGCGCCCATCTATAAAAAAACTTCCATGGCATTTGGCCTTGGCGGAAAGCCCTACGATAATTTTATTGCTCAGTACTCTTATGAATTTTCTTCCAGCGGAATTATGGGTCAATCGGGCGGCACGCATGAAATCACCATCGGGTGGAGAATGCATGCGAAGAAAAAATCGGAAGTGCCCGCGCCCGATAAAAAGAAACCTTACTTCGACTGGATTCTGAAATAG